A single Glycine soja cultivar W05 chromosome 14, ASM419377v2, whole genome shotgun sequence DNA region contains:
- the LOC114383333 gene encoding uncharacterized protein LOC114383333 isoform X1, with translation MATTEHEKQLIVANPNPNPNTKTPRRSSSSSSSLAIFARKSFFYDRLPSQPLRLTVLKLDGSCFHIQVSKMATVAELKDAVEAVFSHVPHKGPAKISWAHVWGQFCLCYDGQKLVTEKDYLRNYGIKDGDQLRFIRHVTNNCCVQRKRLKKRVVYLKQHRRCRSLQVDGHLPKGNCDDNDIGSDDEATDSGKIKHHIEEEEEEEEREEECVGKNKLAGFLGDLFSYTPLAVVRRTRTKSRIWPTTMPKCLLGSLRKIRSIVCFGRRRHYSRRLPWRPH, from the exons ATGGCCACCACCGAGCACGAAAAACAGTTAATAGTGgccaaccctaaccctaaccctaacaccAAGACCCCTCGCcgatcctcctcctcctcctcctcgcTCGCCATTTTCGCGAGGAAAAGCTTCTTCTACGACAGGCTCCCCTCCCAACCCCTCAGACTCACCGTCCTCAAACTCGACGGTTCATGCTTCC ATATTCAAGTTTCGAAGATGGCCACCGTTGCGGAACTGAAGGACGCGGTGGAGGCCGTGTTTAGTCACGTGCCTCACAAGGGGCCAGCAAAAATTTCATG GGCGCATGTTTGGGGGCAATTTTGTTTATGCTATGATGGACAGAAGCTAGTTACGGAGAAGGATTATCTTCGAAATTATGGCATCAAGGATGGTGACCAG CTCCGTTTCATCCGCCATGTCACAAACAATTGCTGTGTTCAAAGAAAGCGGTTGAAGAAAAGAGTTGTCTATTTGAAACAACACAGGAG GTGCAGGTCATTGCAAGTGGATGGCCATCTACCGAAAGGAAATTGTGATGATAATGACATTGGTTCTGATGATGAAGCCACAGATAGTGGGAAGATCAAGCACCATattgaagaagaggaagaagaagaagaaagggaagaaGAGTGCGTTGGAAAGAACAAATTAGCTGGCTTTTTGGGAGACTTGTTCTCATACACTCCACTAGCAGTTGTGAGAAGAACTAGAACTAAAAGCAGGATTTGGCCAACCACTATGCCCAAATGTTTACTTGGTAGTCTTCGAAAGATTAGAAGTATCGTATGCTTTGGCAGGAGGAGGCACTATTCTCGGAGACTTCCATGGAGACCGCATTAA
- the LOC114383333 gene encoding uncharacterized protein LOC114383333 isoform X2, whose protein sequence is MATTEHEKQLIVANPNPNPNTKTPRRSSSSSSSLAIFARKSFFYDRLPSQPLRLTVLKLDGSCFHIQVSKMATVAELKDAVEAVFSHVPHKGPAKISWAHVWGQFCLCYDGQKLVTEKDYLRNYGIKDGDQLRFIRHVTNNCCVQRKRLKKRVVYLKQHRRSLQVDGHLPKGNCDDNDIGSDDEATDSGKIKHHIEEEEEEEEREEECVGKNKLAGFLGDLFSYTPLAVVRRTRTKSRIWPTTMPKCLLGSLRKIRSIVCFGRRRHYSRRLPWRPH, encoded by the exons ATGGCCACCACCGAGCACGAAAAACAGTTAATAGTGgccaaccctaaccctaaccctaacaccAAGACCCCTCGCcgatcctcctcctcctcctcctcgcTCGCCATTTTCGCGAGGAAAAGCTTCTTCTACGACAGGCTCCCCTCCCAACCCCTCAGACTCACCGTCCTCAAACTCGACGGTTCATGCTTCC ATATTCAAGTTTCGAAGATGGCCACCGTTGCGGAACTGAAGGACGCGGTGGAGGCCGTGTTTAGTCACGTGCCTCACAAGGGGCCAGCAAAAATTTCATG GGCGCATGTTTGGGGGCAATTTTGTTTATGCTATGATGGACAGAAGCTAGTTACGGAGAAGGATTATCTTCGAAATTATGGCATCAAGGATGGTGACCAG CTCCGTTTCATCCGCCATGTCACAAACAATTGCTGTGTTCAAAGAAAGCGGTTGAAGAAAAGAGTTGTCTATTTGAAACAACACAGGAG GTCATTGCAAGTGGATGGCCATCTACCGAAAGGAAATTGTGATGATAATGACATTGGTTCTGATGATGAAGCCACAGATAGTGGGAAGATCAAGCACCATattgaagaagaggaagaagaagaagaaagggaagaaGAGTGCGTTGGAAAGAACAAATTAGCTGGCTTTTTGGGAGACTTGTTCTCATACACTCCACTAGCAGTTGTGAGAAGAACTAGAACTAAAAGCAGGATTTGGCCAACCACTATGCCCAAATGTTTACTTGGTAGTCTTCGAAAGATTAGAAGTATCGTATGCTTTGGCAGGAGGAGGCACTATTCTCGGAGACTTCCATGGAGACCGCATTAA